One window of the Acidimicrobiia bacterium genome contains the following:
- a CDS encoding Glu/Leu/Phe/Val dehydrogenase — translation MTAEDLNPRVIAHSQFDRAMPFVDDPAGWNGFAEWIYEPEKVVIVTLPVVMDDGVVETFRGYRVLHNTARGPGKGGIRFHPSVDEDEVQALATWMTWKCALARLPFGGAKGGVTCDPQTLSLDERRRITRRFVAALGDNIGPHTDIPAPDLYTDAQTMAWVYDTYAMMHPGKNNLPVVTGKPLDLGGVVGRSTATARGVFFCTERFLELGGVTGLSSVDGARVAIQGYGNAGRFAADIFQEAGARIVAVSDTKGGVHDPKGLDVARVSAHKDTAGTVVGATDGDHLAPLEVLEVDCDILIPAAMENQITRVNADRVKAQVVVEAANGPTTPAADAILAGNGIQLLPDILANAGGVIVSYFEWVQNLQNEEWDGVRVDEGLRKRIYRSTEAVVAQRASLIEDLDGYRSRWARLHPDDEQLPAPDLRTAATLVAVARTKATAESRGVWP, via the coding sequence ATGACTGCGGAGGACCTCAATCCCCGGGTCATAGCCCACAGTCAGTTCGACCGGGCGATGCCATTCGTCGATGACCCCGCCGGGTGGAACGGATTCGCCGAGTGGATCTATGAGCCGGAGAAGGTGGTCATCGTCACCCTTCCGGTGGTCATGGATGACGGAGTCGTCGAGACGTTCCGTGGATACCGGGTGCTCCACAACACAGCTCGCGGCCCCGGCAAGGGCGGGATCCGGTTCCATCCTTCGGTCGACGAGGACGAGGTGCAGGCGCTCGCCACCTGGATGACCTGGAAGTGCGCCCTGGCCCGCCTCCCGTTCGGAGGAGCCAAGGGCGGGGTGACCTGTGATCCCCAGACCCTGTCACTGGACGAGCGTCGCAGGATCACCCGCCGATTCGTGGCGGCCCTCGGCGACAACATCGGGCCCCACACCGACATCCCCGCCCCCGACCTCTACACGGATGCCCAGACCATGGCCTGGGTCTACGACACGTACGCCATGATGCATCCGGGGAAGAACAACCTTCCGGTGGTCACCGGCAAGCCGCTCGACCTCGGTGGCGTGGTGGGACGGTCGACCGCGACGGCGCGGGGCGTCTTCTTCTGCACCGAGCGGTTTCTCGAGCTCGGTGGCGTTACCGGCCTCAGCAGCGTCGACGGAGCCAGGGTGGCGATCCAGGGCTACGGAAACGCCGGCCGGTTTGCGGCGGACATCTTCCAGGAGGCGGGCGCTCGAATCGTGGCCGTCAGCGACACCAAGGGCGGGGTCCACGACCCGAAGGGGCTCGACGTCGCCCGCGTCTCGGCTCACAAGGACACCGCCGGCACCGTGGTGGGTGCGACCGACGGCGATCACCTCGCCCCGCTGGAGGTCCTCGAAGTCGATTGCGACATCCTGATTCCCGCAGCCATGGAGAACCAGATCACCAGGGTCAATGCCGATCGGGTCAAGGCCCAAGTGGTCGTCGAGGCTGCCAACGGGCCCACCACACCGGCCGCCGACGCGATCCTCGCGGGCAACGGGATCCAACTACTCCCCGACATCCTCGCCAACGCCGGCGGGGTGATCGTGTCCTACTTCGAATGGGTGCAAAACCTCCAGAACGAGGAGTGGGACGGCGTCCGGGTCGACGAGGGTTTGCGCAAGCGCATCTACCGGTCCACCGAGGCGGTCGTCGCCCAGCGGGCTTCGTTGATCGAAGACCTCGACGGCTACCGCTCGCGATGGGCCCGGTTGCACCCTGACGACGAACAGCTGCCCGCGCCCGACCTGCGGACTGCCGCCACCCTGGTCGCCGTCGCCCGTACCAAGGCCACCGCCGAGTCCCGCGGGGTATGGCCTTAG